The following proteins are co-located in the Motilibacter rhizosphaerae genome:
- a CDS encoding DUF3145 domain-containing protein: protein MSVRSTRPATPAVTRGVVLVHSAVPAMCPHIEWAVGAVLGVRVNLDWTAQPAAPGALRAELSWQGAAGTGARLATALRDCTAVRFEVTEEPSPGAEGERYAFTPHLGLFSAVMSVHGDVLVPEERLRSAVARASLGEGALEDLVAGLLGVPWDDELETFRAAGEGAPVRWLHQVV from the coding sequence GTGAGCGTCCGATCGACACGTCCGGCGACGCCTGCCGTCACGCGGGGCGTCGTCCTCGTGCACTCCGCCGTGCCGGCGATGTGCCCCCACATCGAGTGGGCCGTCGGCGCGGTCCTCGGCGTGCGCGTCAACCTGGACTGGACCGCGCAGCCGGCCGCGCCCGGCGCCCTGCGCGCGGAGCTCTCCTGGCAGGGGGCCGCGGGCACCGGCGCCCGGCTCGCGACCGCCCTGCGGGACTGCACCGCGGTGCGCTTCGAGGTCACCGAGGAGCCCTCCCCGGGCGCCGAGGGCGAGCGCTACGCCTTCACCCCGCACCTCGGGCTCTTCAGCGCCGTCATGAGCGTGCACGGCGACGTGCTCGTGCCCGAGGAGCGGCTGCGCTCCGCCGTGGCCCGCGCCTCGCTCGGCGAGGGCGCGCTGGAGGACCTCGTGGCCGGCCTGCTCGGCGTGCCCTGGGACGACGAGCTGGAGACGTTCCGCGCGGCGGGCGAGGGCGCTCCGGTCCGCTGGCTGCACCAGGTGGTCTGA
- a CDS encoding MFS transporter, whose translation MTAATFSALAAPSYRTYLTGQVFANTGMWMASIAQDWLVLEMTGSSAAVGITMAMSFLPMLLFGVYGGVIADRYPKRRILLATQSCFAVVQAVLAAVCLLGYVRAWQVWVLALAGGFVFLVDNPARQVFVHEIVDGGDIRNAIALNGAVLHATRLVGPAVGALLVSSIGAGWAFAVNAACCVVPVVTLLRLHPVAVAPPAPRGKGQLLEGLRYVRRHPQIARIIVMVATVGMMGLNFPIVLTAMAREFGRGAGTYGMFNVVLALGSVAGALWAAGRSRARTRQILLAALVFGLTQAGAAFAPDLGVFVLLLVPMALANLAFQALANSRVQLATEPEYRGRVMAIYMLVFIGTTPLGAPLVGAVTSAWGPRAGMALCGLVPAVVAVALGAFGLRGAWASVLPTVLTRSALGTKEAT comes from the coding sequence GTGACTGCGGCCACGTTCTCCGCCCTCGCCGCACCGAGCTACCGGACCTACCTGACGGGCCAGGTGTTCGCCAACACCGGCATGTGGATGGCGAGCATCGCGCAGGACTGGCTCGTCCTCGAGATGACGGGCAGCAGCGCCGCCGTCGGCATCACGATGGCCATGTCGTTCCTGCCCATGCTGCTGTTCGGCGTCTACGGCGGCGTGATCGCGGACCGCTACCCCAAGCGCCGGATCCTGCTCGCCACGCAGAGCTGCTTCGCGGTCGTGCAGGCCGTCCTGGCGGCTGTCTGCCTGCTCGGGTACGTCCGGGCCTGGCAGGTGTGGGTCCTCGCCCTCGCGGGTGGCTTCGTCTTCCTCGTCGACAACCCGGCCCGGCAGGTGTTCGTGCACGAGATCGTGGACGGCGGGGACATCCGCAACGCGATCGCGCTCAACGGCGCCGTGCTCCACGCGACGAGGCTCGTGGGTCCGGCCGTGGGCGCCCTGCTGGTGTCGAGCATCGGGGCGGGCTGGGCCTTCGCGGTCAACGCCGCCTGCTGCGTCGTGCCGGTGGTGACGCTGCTCCGCCTGCACCCCGTGGCCGTCGCTCCCCCGGCCCCGCGCGGGAAGGGCCAGCTGCTCGAGGGCCTGCGCTACGTGCGCCGCCACCCGCAGATCGCTCGGATCATCGTCATGGTCGCCACGGTCGGGATGATGGGGCTGAACTTCCCGATCGTGCTCACGGCGATGGCGCGCGAGTTCGGTCGCGGCGCCGGCACGTACGGGATGTTCAACGTCGTGCTGGCGCTGGGTTCTGTCGCGGGAGCCCTGTGGGCGGCGGGGCGGTCGCGGGCGCGTACGCGGCAGATCCTGCTGGCAGCACTGGTCTTCGGGCTCACCCAAGCAGGCGCGGCGTTCGCCCCCGACCTCGGGGTCTTCGTGCTGCTCCTCGTGCCGATGGCGCTGGCGAACCTCGCCTTCCAGGCGCTCGCGAACAGCCGCGTGCAGCTCGCCACCGAGCCGGAGTACCGCGGCCGCGTCATGGCGATCTACATGCTCGTCTTCATCGGCACGACTCCCCTCGGCGCGCCGCTCGTCGGGGCGGTGACCTCGGCCTGGGGCCCGCGCGCCGGGATGGCCCTGTGCGGCCTCGTGCCCGCGGTCGTCGCAGTCGCGCTCGGGGCGTTCGGCCTGCGCGGTGCGTGGGCATCTGTGCTCCCGACCGTGCTGACCCGCAGCGCGCTCGGGACGAAGGAGGCGACGTGA
- a CDS encoding urease accessory protein UreH domain-containing protein, whose product MPTSRALRGLLVLGGAAVLAVVPAATASAHPLGNFTVNSYSGVVVGPDDVRVDHVLDYAEIPTVQQEVSIGHDLPAYAARSCATTAGKLRLSLGGKAVTLAPVSSTARLLPGAAGLQTLRVECSAAARVPGGTSGALSFADVAVDDHVGWHEVTLRGDRTTLSRSDAPAQSVSARLTAYPADLLSSPRNQREGHAQVRAGGTALAAEVAGAPAVVQRPVDALSRAFEGLVGDGRVGIGALVVALLLAAGVGAAHAVAPGHGKTVMAFYLAGRQARSLRSALTVASTVTATHTAGVLVLGVLVSAGAAFAPASVYPWLSVVSGLVVLVVGVGLVRQVRRGRGLGAHGHSHGEGHAHSHGEGHAHSHSHEQQHGHPHGEGHAHGHSHEDGHSHAPAEVAVLALAGAAEGANPAVVHGHPHEHAAGHAPAHVPSPAHAHEAGSGHSHGGGHSHSHGGGHSHGHTDEHPHDHGHEHPERGAHRRGLVAMGLAGGLVPSPTAVVVLLGAVATGHWWLGVALVLAFGVGMATTLTTVGILVATTGERLRRFSDSSARSPRLLAPVLRVAPWVAAGGVCLLGTAVALKGLLAV is encoded by the coding sequence ATGCCGACGTCCCGTGCGCTGCGCGGCCTGCTCGTCCTGGGCGGTGCCGCCGTCCTCGCCGTGGTGCCCGCGGCCACGGCCTCGGCCCACCCGCTGGGCAACTTCACCGTGAACTCGTACTCCGGGGTGGTCGTCGGGCCGGACGACGTCCGCGTCGACCACGTCCTCGACTACGCCGAGATCCCGACGGTGCAGCAGGAGGTGTCGATCGGGCACGACCTGCCGGCGTACGCCGCCCGGAGCTGCGCGACCACGGCCGGCAAGCTGCGCCTGTCGCTGGGCGGGAAGGCCGTCACGCTCGCGCCCGTGTCGTCGACGGCGCGCCTGCTGCCCGGCGCCGCGGGGCTGCAGACGCTGCGGGTCGAGTGCAGCGCCGCCGCGCGGGTGCCCGGCGGGACGAGCGGCGCCCTCTCCTTCGCCGACGTCGCCGTCGACGACCACGTGGGCTGGCACGAGGTGACCCTGCGCGGCGACCGCACCACGCTGTCCCGCAGCGACGCGCCCGCGCAGAGCGTGAGCGCACGGCTCACCGCGTACCCGGCTGACCTGCTCAGCTCGCCGCGCAACCAGCGCGAGGGGCACGCGCAGGTACGCGCTGGTGGCACCGCCCTCGCGGCCGAGGTCGCCGGTGCTCCGGCCGTCGTGCAGCGTCCAGTGGACGCGCTGTCCCGGGCGTTCGAGGGGCTCGTCGGCGACGGTCGCGTCGGGATCGGCGCACTCGTGGTCGCGCTGCTGCTCGCGGCGGGCGTGGGCGCCGCGCACGCTGTGGCGCCGGGGCACGGCAAGACCGTCATGGCGTTCTACCTCGCGGGGCGCCAGGCACGCTCGCTGCGCTCCGCGCTGACGGTCGCGAGCACCGTCACCGCGACGCACACCGCGGGGGTGCTGGTGCTGGGCGTGCTCGTCTCCGCCGGGGCGGCGTTCGCGCCCGCGTCGGTGTACCCGTGGCTGAGCGTGGTGAGCGGGCTCGTCGTGCTGGTCGTGGGGGTGGGGCTGGTGCGGCAGGTACGCCGTGGCCGGGGCCTGGGCGCGCACGGGCACTCGCACGGGGAGGGGCACGCGCACTCGCACGGGGAGGGGCACGCGCACTCGCATTCCCACGAGCAGCAGCACGGGCATCCTCACGGCGAGGGGCACGCTCACGGGCACTCGCACGAGGACGGGCACTCGCACGCGCCCGCGGAGGTGGCGGTCCTCGCGCTCGCGGGAGCGGCGGAGGGTGCCAACCCCGCGGTCGTCCACGGCCACCCGCACGAGCACGCCGCCGGTCACGCTCCTGCGCACGTGCCGAGCCCTGCGCACGCGCACGAGGCTGGGAGCGGGCACTCGCACGGGGGTGGGCACTCGCACTCGCACGGGGGCGGGCACTCGCACGGGCACACGGATGAGCACCCGCACGATCACGGGCACGAGCACCCCGAGCGCGGCGCTCACCGGCGCGGGCTCGTCGCGATGGGGCTGGCCGGTGGCCTCGTCCCCAGCCCGACCGCCGTCGTCGTGCTGCTCGGCGCGGTGGCGACCGGCCACTGGTGGCTGGGCGTCGCGCTCGTCCTCGCCTTCGGCGTCGGCATGGCCACGACCCTGACCACGGTGGGCATCCTCGTGGCGACGACGGGGGAGCGCCTCCGCAGGTTCTCGGACAGCTCGGCGCGGAGCCCGCGGCTGCTGGCCCCCGTCCTGCGCGTCGCCCCGTGGGTCGCTGCCGGCGGCGTCTGCCTGCTCGGCACGGCCGTCGCGCTGAAGGGCCTGCTCGCGGTCTGA
- a CDS encoding metal-dependent hydrolase has translation MRTSRTALAAALLALVVLDDRVLIPSRGWSVPLLAPLDWTGHLATSAIVLLAVVPAAVGRRSRLALAALVASVAIDVDHVPLYLGWTDGVGGGRPATHSLLTPLVLAAAALALPRARPLLAALAGGVLLHFVRDVATGPGVPLLVPLSEENVLLPWSLYAAVLAALVALVGARDLRERRAARPARALRVREPV, from the coding sequence GTGAGGACGTCCCGGACCGCGCTCGCCGCCGCCCTGCTCGCCCTCGTGGTGCTCGACGACCGGGTGCTGATCCCCAGCCGGGGCTGGTCGGTGCCGCTGCTCGCCCCGCTCGACTGGACCGGGCACCTCGCGACGAGCGCGATCGTCCTGCTCGCGGTGGTGCCGGCGGCCGTGGGGCGACGCTCCCGCCTGGCGCTCGCGGCCCTCGTCGCCTCGGTCGCCATCGACGTGGACCACGTCCCGCTCTACCTCGGGTGGACCGACGGGGTCGGCGGAGGCCGCCCAGCGACGCACTCGCTGCTCACGCCCCTCGTGCTCGCCGCCGCCGCGCTGGCCCTCCCGCGGGCGCGGCCGCTGCTCGCGGCCCTCGCGGGCGGGGTCCTGCTCCACTTCGTGCGCGACGTCGCCACCGGACCCGGCGTCCCCCTGCTCGTCCCCCTCTCGGAGGAGAACGTGCTGCTCCCCTGGAGCCTGTACGCCGCCGTCCTCGCCGCGCTCGTCGCGCTCGTCGGGGCCCGCGACCTGCGGGAGCGCCGAGCGGCGCGGCCGGCACGCGCTCTCCGGGTGCGCGAGCCGGTCTAG
- a CDS encoding response regulator transcription factor produces the protein MRVLVVEDEEDLADALRFGLQSGGFAVDVALTCAEAGERLALNAYDVVVLDLNLPDGDGVDVLRGIRSGELEVAGGADTRVLLLTARSSLDHRVRGLDAGADDYLVKPFAFQELQARLRALLRREVSGGDVVLRAGPVTLDTARRAAQRDGRDLRLTNKELGVLEYLVRHPGHVVSSEELLEHVWDENADPFTQTVRVTVGTLRRKLTLDDEPQLLETVVGQGYRLLVDAP, from the coding sequence ATGCGCGTGCTCGTGGTGGAGGACGAGGAGGACCTGGCCGACGCCCTGCGCTTCGGGCTGCAGAGCGGCGGGTTCGCCGTCGACGTGGCGCTCACCTGCGCCGAGGCCGGCGAGCGGCTGGCGCTCAACGCGTACGACGTGGTGGTGCTCGACCTCAACCTGCCCGACGGCGACGGCGTCGACGTGCTGCGCGGCATCCGCTCCGGGGAGCTCGAGGTCGCGGGCGGCGCGGACACCCGCGTGCTGCTGCTGACCGCCCGCTCCTCCCTCGACCACCGCGTACGCGGCCTGGACGCCGGCGCCGACGACTACCTCGTGAAGCCGTTCGCCTTCCAGGAACTGCAGGCGCGCCTCCGCGCGTTGCTGCGGCGTGAGGTCTCGGGCGGCGACGTCGTCCTGCGGGCGGGTCCGGTGACGCTGGACACCGCGCGGCGCGCGGCGCAGCGCGACGGGCGCGACCTCCGGCTGACCAACAAGGAGCTGGGCGTCCTGGAGTACCTCGTGCGCCACCCGGGCCACGTCGTGTCGAGCGAGGAGCTGCTCGAGCACGTGTGGGACGAGAACGCCGACCCCTTCACGCAGACGGTCCGCGTGACCGTCGGCACGCTGCGCCGCAAGCTCACGCTGGACGACGAGCCGCAGCTGCTCGAGACCGTGGTGGGCCAGGGCTACCGGCTGCTGGTGGACGCCCCGTGA
- a CDS encoding DUF222 domain-containing protein, with the protein MRSNNGPERGDGLPVRPVPGVVALPGPGLPFARALEQVAVGPMLLSLVQQLSRDEGLLRSWALAGEPAAGVAGSKEGRPEVVVLADARLALVQACARVEAVAAAVKAELVASAYGQIATATAETVPGAARGGGAKVSARAEMALALRMTERGAAAMVDGALLLTSRHPGTRWLLAEGHLSPAHARVVVDEASVLADEFIPALEAAVLRRAPERTVSELRRDVRRAVAKLDPRGAVERHADAVQQRAVRITPLPDGMAEIRALLTADEAQVVSSALDRIARDLPTAERGFAARAGSRADALVAVCSVLLDPAADGDFLPALTRTAAPVAVQVQISAATLLGLAEDPAHLVGHGPIPADLGRLLASDGTWQLAITDPDGRLLDLHRLRYQPTAAQRAHVTALWLHCGHPSCSVPATRCDVDHTIPFNHHGTGDPEDPDDPGGGHTTCRNLCPRCRLHHNLKTWWGWTTTPLPDGTIAHRTPLGRVYEARPEPQPCAA; encoded by the coding sequence ATGCGTTCGAACAACGGTCCTGAGCGGGGTGACGGGTTGCCCGTCCGCCCGGTGCCCGGGGTCGTCGCGCTGCCTGGGCCGGGGCTGCCGTTCGCGAGGGCGTTGGAGCAGGTCGCCGTAGGGCCGATGCTGCTGTCGCTGGTGCAGCAGCTGAGTCGTGACGAGGGTCTGTTGCGGTCGTGGGCGCTGGCGGGGGAACCGGCCGCCGGTGTGGCCGGGTCGAAGGAGGGTCGCCCGGAGGTCGTGGTCCTCGCCGACGCGCGGTTGGCGCTGGTGCAGGCGTGCGCGCGGGTAGAGGCTGTGGCGGCGGCGGTGAAGGCGGAGCTGGTCGCCTCGGCCTACGGGCAGATCGCGACGGCGACCGCGGAGACGGTGCCGGGTGCGGCTCGGGGTGGTGGGGCGAAGGTGTCGGCGCGGGCGGAGATGGCGCTCGCGCTGCGGATGACCGAGCGCGGTGCCGCCGCGATGGTGGACGGTGCGCTGCTGCTCACGTCGCGTCATCCGGGGACGCGGTGGCTGCTCGCCGAGGGCCACCTGTCACCTGCCCACGCCCGGGTGGTGGTCGACGAGGCGTCCGTGCTGGCCGACGAGTTCATCCCGGCGCTGGAGGCGGCGGTGCTGCGCCGCGCCCCGGAGCGGACGGTCAGCGAGCTGCGCCGCGACGTCCGTCGCGCGGTGGCGAAGCTCGACCCGCGCGGGGCGGTGGAGCGGCACGCCGACGCCGTCCAGCAGCGCGCCGTCCGGATCACCCCGCTGCCCGACGGGATGGCCGAGATCCGCGCCCTGCTCACCGCCGACGAAGCCCAGGTCGTGTCCAGCGCGCTCGACCGGATCGCCCGCGACTTGCCCACCGCCGAGCGCGGGTTCGCCGCGCGAGCCGGGTCACGCGCGGACGCGCTCGTCGCGGTGTGCTCCGTGCTGCTCGACCCCGCCGCGGACGGCGACTTCCTCCCGGCGCTGACGAGGACGGCCGCGCCGGTCGCCGTGCAGGTGCAGATCTCCGCCGCCACCCTCCTCGGCCTCGCCGAGGACCCCGCCCACCTCGTGGGCCACGGCCCGATCCCCGCCGACCTCGGCCGCCTGCTCGCGAGCGACGGGACCTGGCAGCTCGCCATCACCGACCCCGACGGCCGGCTGCTCGACCTCCACCGCCTGCGCTACCAACCCACCGCCGCCCAACGCGCACACGTGACCGCGCTGTGGCTGCACTGCGGACACCCCAGCTGCTCCGTACCCGCCACCCGCTGCGACGTCGACCACACCATCCCCTTCAACCACCACGGGACCGGCGACCCCGAAGACCCGGACGACCCGGGCGGGGGGCACACCACCTGCCGCAACCTCTGCCCCAGATGCCGGCTCCACCACAACCTCAAGACCTGGTGGGGATGGACCACCACACCACTCCCCGACGGGACCATCGCCCACCGCACACCCCTGGGCAGGGTCTACGAAGCACGACCAGAACCACAACCCTGCGCCGCCTGA
- a CDS encoding DUF4331 domain-containing protein — protein MPAGRSPAPPEEDTTSRTRPLAPRTLALVGAGALLSTTGLAAFGAGPASASSHREAPLISGMPKDDATDTYAFRSPDKPDTVTLLGNWIPFEDPAGGPNFYPWDDGAAYDINIDNNGDAKADITYRFTFVSSYQNPGTFLYNTGQVTDKDDPDLNYRQRYIVRKIEHGKTSVVVRDGFTAPSDVGDASMPNYWTLRGQARHSMPGGGLAFAGQADDPFFLDLRVFDLLYGGNLSEVGNDSLSGYNVNTLGVQVPISEVTSGGEPVIGVWTSTLKKNAAGKWVQVSRLGNPLVNEAVVPVKDKDKWNASVPSGDGQFLPYVTNPEVPKLLQAIYGLKAPATPRNDLVSVFLTGVKGLNQPANVTPSEELRLNTSTPVTAAPNRLGVLGGDVQGFPNGRRLGDDVIDISLQALAGALVGSPNTLGDGVNKNDVAFTSDFPYVGIPHSGSLVHAKGVSTSLLTGGKVSGGSSSGGSQLPVALGGLGALALLAGGAGTLVARRRSSVAVA, from the coding sequence ATGCCTGCGGGCCGGTCCCCGGCCCCTCCCGAGGAGGACACCACGTCCAGAACCCGCCCCCTGGCTCCACGCACCCTCGCCCTCGTGGGCGCCGGAGCCCTGCTCAGCACGACGGGCCTCGCGGCCTTCGGCGCCGGACCCGCGTCCGCGTCGAGCCACCGCGAAGCGCCCCTGATCTCGGGCATGCCGAAGGACGACGCGACGGACACGTACGCCTTCCGCAGCCCGGACAAGCCCGACACCGTCACCCTGCTCGGCAACTGGATCCCGTTCGAGGACCCGGCCGGCGGCCCGAACTTCTACCCGTGGGACGACGGCGCCGCGTACGACATCAACATCGACAACAACGGCGACGCGAAGGCGGACATCACCTACCGCTTCACGTTCGTCTCGAGCTACCAGAACCCGGGCACCTTCCTGTACAACACGGGCCAGGTGACGGACAAGGACGACCCGGACCTCAACTACCGGCAGCGCTACATCGTCCGGAAGATCGAGCACGGGAAGACCTCCGTCGTGGTCCGCGACGGGTTCACCGCGCCGTCCGACGTGGGCGACGCGTCGATGCCGAACTACTGGACGCTGCGCGGCCAGGCCCGGCACTCGATGCCGGGCGGCGGGCTGGCCTTCGCCGGCCAGGCCGACGACCCGTTCTTCCTCGACCTCCGGGTCTTCGACCTGCTCTACGGCGGCAACCTCTCCGAGGTCGGCAACGACTCGCTGTCGGGCTACAACGTCAACACGCTGGGCGTGCAGGTGCCCATCAGCGAGGTCACGTCCGGTGGCGAGCCGGTCATCGGCGTGTGGACCTCGACGCTCAAGAAGAACGCTGCCGGCAAGTGGGTCCAGGTCTCCCGCCTGGGCAACCCGCTCGTCAACGAGGCCGTCGTCCCGGTCAAGGACAAGGACAAGTGGAACGCGTCCGTCCCGAGCGGCGACGGGCAGTTCCTGCCCTACGTGACGAACCCCGAGGTGCCCAAGCTGCTGCAGGCGATCTACGGGCTCAAGGCCCCGGCGACGCCGCGCAACGACCTGGTCTCGGTGTTCCTCACCGGCGTCAAGGGGCTCAACCAGCCCGCGAACGTGACGCCGAGCGAGGAGCTGCGGCTCAACACCTCGACCCCGGTCACGGCGGCCCCCAACCGGCTCGGCGTGCTGGGCGGTGACGTCCAGGGCTTCCCGAACGGGCGTCGCCTCGGTGACGACGTCATCGACATCTCCCTGCAGGCGCTCGCCGGGGCCCTCGTGGGCTCCCCGAACACCCTCGGGGACGGCGTCAACAAGAACGACGTGGCGTTCACGTCGGACTTCCCGTACGTCGGCATCCCGCACTCCGGCTCCCTGGTCCACGCCAAGGGCGTCAGCACCTCGCTGCTCACCGGCGGCAAGGTGAGCGGCGGGTCCTCCTCGGGCGGGTCGCAGCTCCCCGTGGCCCTCGGTGGCCTCGGGGCGCTCGCCCTGCTCGCCGGCGGTGCCGGGACCCTCGTGGCCCGTCGTCGCTCCTCGGTCGCCGTCGCCTGA
- a CDS encoding LysR family transcriptional regulator produces MTTSFDPNHLETLVVLAQTRSFTEAARRRGIGQPAVSQHVRKLEIAAGRQLVLRDTHSVTLTADGEAMVGFARGILSAQEAALGYFRGERPSGRLRLGMSDDLALTGMPQILRDFRRDNPLVDLELTVDLSGTLQRRLEQNRLDLFLGKRAIGDSRGSLIRRDRLVWVGLPSTRIDRSRPLPLVVYPPPSISRSQMEQALERAALPWRSVCLCRGVNGLIAAVAAGIGISTMAESLVPAGLVELGKEHRLPELGSVDLVLLSNPRAAEKASVRALSAMLLAS; encoded by the coding sequence ATGACCACGTCGTTCGACCCGAACCACCTCGAGACCCTCGTCGTCCTGGCGCAGACGCGGAGCTTCACGGAGGCCGCGCGACGAAGGGGGATCGGGCAGCCCGCCGTGAGCCAGCACGTCCGCAAGCTCGAGATCGCTGCTGGACGGCAACTCGTGCTGCGTGACACGCATTCGGTGACGCTGACCGCTGACGGCGAGGCCATGGTGGGCTTCGCCCGCGGGATCCTCTCTGCGCAGGAGGCGGCACTGGGCTACTTCCGCGGTGAGCGGCCGAGCGGGCGCCTGCGGCTCGGGATGTCCGACGACCTCGCGCTCACGGGCATGCCGCAGATCCTGCGCGACTTCCGCCGGGACAACCCGCTCGTCGACCTCGAGCTGACGGTCGACCTCAGCGGGACCCTGCAGCGCCGGCTCGAGCAGAACAGGCTCGACCTCTTCCTCGGCAAGCGGGCGATCGGCGACTCCCGCGGCTCGCTCATCCGCCGCGACCGGCTCGTCTGGGTGGGGCTGCCGAGCACGCGCATCGACCGGTCGCGGCCGCTGCCCCTCGTCGTCTACCCGCCGCCCTCGATCAGCCGCAGCCAGATGGAGCAGGCGCTCGAGCGCGCGGCGCTGCCCTGGCGCAGCGTCTGCCTCTGCCGCGGCGTCAACGGGCTCATCGCTGCCGTGGCCGCCGGCATCGGCATCTCCACCATGGCCGAGAGCCTCGTCCCGGCCGGCCTCGTGGAGCTCGGCAAGGAGCACCGCCTGCCCGAGCTGGGCTCCGTCGACCTCGTGCTGCTGAGCAACCCCCGGGCGGCGGAGAAGGCCTCCGTACGCGCCCTCAGCGCGATGCTGCTGGCGTCCTGA
- a CDS encoding sensor histidine kinase, producing MNHLWGGLSRYGPQWAQTIRFRLTVTYSAILFGLGGFAVGVIYVAVRERLLSRSSSKAAPALMIRLDDGELHPLDILTRAQFRHAVNAQTLDTLRQYSLTALLALLVASLVIGWWLSGRLLAPVARITAEARVITATDLSRRIRLDGPDDELKRLSDTIDAMLDRLDEAFTAQRQMMDDASHELRNPLAIIRANVDAVLARPDVSAEDRARAAAVVDRAADRMARLVDDLLATSRRAAPAFVEGDLDLAALGREALEEQAVVAEAAGVSLTAALSDGVPVVGDRDALRRAVGNLLSNAVRFSPAGSDVLLAGGRQGPWAWLAVRDRGPGIDPQDHRRIFDRFSRVVARRARHDGHAGHAGLGLAIVRQIVESHGGAVAVHSVPGEGSTFVLWLPVRDAAGASGALPAPTAVDPLEVRTPAASR from the coding sequence GTGAACCACCTCTGGGGCGGGCTGTCCCGCTACGGCCCGCAGTGGGCGCAGACCATCCGCTTCCGGCTGACGGTGACGTACTCCGCGATCCTGTTCGGGCTGGGCGGCTTCGCGGTCGGCGTCATCTACGTCGCCGTGCGCGAGCGGCTGCTGTCGCGGAGCTCGTCGAAGGCGGCACCGGCGCTGATGATCCGGCTGGACGACGGCGAGCTGCACCCGCTCGACATCCTCACCCGGGCGCAGTTCCGCCACGCGGTCAACGCGCAGACCCTCGACACGCTGCGGCAGTACTCCCTGACCGCGCTGCTGGCCCTGCTCGTGGCGAGCCTCGTCATCGGGTGGTGGCTCAGCGGGCGGCTGCTCGCTCCGGTCGCCCGCATCACCGCGGAGGCGCGGGTCATCACGGCGACCGACCTCTCCCGGCGCATCCGGCTCGACGGTCCCGACGACGAGCTCAAGCGGCTCTCGGACACGATCGATGCGATGCTCGACCGGCTGGACGAGGCCTTCACCGCGCAGCGGCAGATGATGGACGACGCCTCGCACGAGCTGCGCAACCCGCTGGCGATCATCCGCGCCAACGTCGACGCCGTCCTCGCCCGCCCGGACGTCTCGGCCGAGGACCGGGCGCGCGCCGCCGCCGTGGTCGACCGGGCCGCAGACCGGATGGCGCGCCTGGTCGACGACCTGCTCGCGACCTCGCGGCGGGCGGCACCGGCGTTCGTCGAGGGGGACCTCGACCTCGCCGCCCTGGGCCGCGAGGCGCTGGAGGAGCAGGCGGTCGTCGCCGAGGCCGCCGGGGTCTCGCTCACGGCGGCGCTCTCGGACGGCGTCCCGGTGGTGGGCGACCGGGACGCGCTGCGCCGGGCCGTGGGCAACCTGCTCAGCAACGCCGTGCGCTTCTCCCCCGCCGGGAGCGACGTGCTGCTCGCCGGCGGGCGGCAGGGGCCGTGGGCCTGGCTCGCCGTACGCGACCGCGGGCCGGGCATCGACCCCCAGGACCACCGGCGGATCTTCGACCGCTTCTCCCGCGTGGTCGCGCGCCGCGCCCGGCACGACGGGCACGCCGGGCACGCCGGGCTCGGCCTCGCCATCGTGCGGCAGATCGTCGAGAGCCACGGGGGCGCCGTCGCCGTGCACTCGGTCCCCGGGGAGGGCAGCACCTTCGTGCTGTGGCTGCCGGTGCGCGACGCAGCGGGCGCGTCGGGCGCGCTGCCGGCCCCGACGGCCGTGGACCCGCTCGAGGTCAGGACGCCAGCAGCATCGCGCTGA
- a CDS encoding MOSC domain-containing protein: MPPVVSRLQVAPVKALAPVEAAELRLDRDGVAEDRRLFLLDAAGKVLTIRQAPALGSVVPVLDLAAGALELLLPDGGRVAGALDDLGEEVTATLYGRERPGRVVRGPFAAALSAVAERPVRLVLAPRTGVGWDEGPVSLVSRASTLAVEPPSAPARRFRMLVEVDGPAAYAEDGWVGQELALGAAVVRVTHPLERCVVIEHDPTSGSQDWRGLKRLVADRGAVTLGVIAEVVEPGTVRLGDAVAPR; encoded by the coding sequence GTGCCGCCGGTCGTCTCGCGGCTGCAGGTCGCACCGGTCAAGGCGCTGGCGCCGGTCGAGGCGGCCGAGCTCCGGCTCGACCGCGACGGCGTCGCGGAGGACCGGCGGCTGTTCCTCCTCGACGCGGCCGGCAAGGTCCTCACGATCCGGCAGGCGCCGGCGCTCGGCTCCGTCGTGCCCGTGCTCGACCTCGCCGCAGGGGCGCTGGAGCTCCTCCTGCCCGACGGCGGGCGCGTCGCGGGCGCGCTGGACGACCTCGGCGAGGAGGTCACCGCCACGCTGTACGGCCGGGAGCGTCCCGGCCGCGTCGTCCGCGGCCCCTTCGCCGCCGCGCTCTCCGCGGTCGCCGAGCGACCGGTCCGGCTCGTGCTCGCGCCGCGGACCGGCGTCGGCTGGGACGAGGGCCCGGTCTCGCTCGTCTCGCGCGCGTCGACCCTCGCGGTCGAGCCGCCGAGCGCCCCCGCCCGCCGCTTCCGGATGCTGGTCGAGGTCGACGGGCCGGCCGCGTACGCCGAGGACGGGTGGGTGGGCCAGGAGCTCGCGCTCGGCGCGGCGGTCGTGCGCGTCACCCACCCGCTGGAGCGCTGCGTCGTCATCGAGCACGACCCGACCAGCGGCTCGCAGGACTGGCGCGGGCTGAAGCGGCTCGTCGCCGACCGCGGCGCGGTGACGCTCGGCGTCATCGCCGAGGTCGTGGAGCCGGGCACGGTGCGGCTCGGGGACGCGGTCGCCCCGCGCTGA